The Choloepus didactylus isolate mChoDid1 chromosome 7, mChoDid1.pri, whole genome shotgun sequence genome segment TGAGAAGGACTGACTCGGAAACCTCTCCAGTGTGACCCTCattcccagaatttgctctccaggcaaaagcagctgaagacagcaaaagcagtgtaAAAAACAAATAAGGTGGGTGGCTGGGGGCAAAGGCTTAACTGCTTTAAATCCTGCAGTGGAACACCTGGGAAAGACAGAAGTTCGGCTACCTGGATTGTAGAGcgggcattcaaattcctataaacgGGAACATCTAAGGCCACCAGCAAACAAGCCCAGGACAACACACAAgcctaggcaaaaaaaaaaaaaaaggtggatcCTGCACATTGAATTCACCTAGGGTTaaccttcttgataggagggatGAACTCTTACAAAGAACACCAGACAAGGCAAAGCTAATTTGAAAAGAatatgaaaggtgttttttgcactAGTTTATTTGATTTTAGTAACTtatggcactcaagaaaatctgtcatatcaaaagctggttacaaaatcaagaaacaggtCAGGAACTAAACcccagagttttaaaatattaaaaggtccAGTGtccaacaaaagattataagacaaacaaagagaaaggaaatgatggctcattcaaagaaagaggacagaaattgagaaaacattaatgaaaaataCTACACTGTGGACATACTacagagagaattttttaaagtgaTCTTCAGTGTGCTCaaggagaagaatgaaaatatagagaactaaaggatatcaggaaaacaattaattACAATATGAACATCTCAataaagacagattttttttaaatgaaccaaCTACTGGagttaagaccacaataactgaaatgaaaaatatccaggagggtttcaacaacagatAGTAGATAGCAGAAGAATCAGTAAACCTGAAGACAAGACCACTGAAATGAGCCAGGATaaggaccagaaagaaaaaagaattagaataagtgAAAATAACAGCATACCGattatgcattatgggagtcccagagggagaaggagagacagaagcagaaggaatattcaaagaatgacagcaaactttccaaacttagcaaaagatatgaacatgcACAACCAAGAAGCCCATCaaacaccaaacaagataaactttaAGGGGaatatgcccagacacatagtgaTCATAACAGTAGAAGGCAAAGGTCAAGGACAGAGTTCTATAAGCTGTAAGTAAAACAATGGGTTATGTGTAAGGGATtaccaattagattaagtgccaatttctcatcagaaaccatggatgcaaggaggcagtgggttgaaatacttacagtgctgaaagaaaacaattgccaaccaagaattgtatatctggaaacaccatgtatctgacaaaggtttagtatccagaaaatataaaggaatccttcaacttaacaaaaagacaaacaatccaattttaaaatgggcagaagacttgaatggacatctttcaaaagaagaaatatgaatggccaaaaagcatatgaaaagatgctcaacatcattagccatcagggaaatgcaaatcaaaaccacgagacaccatttcacacctattagaatggctgttattttttttttttttaatggaaaataacaagtgttgaagaggatgcagagaaaaaggaacacccatTCATTCCTGGTGgccatgtaaaatggtgcagccattctggaagacagtctggcagttcctcagaaagctaatgATTAttcaacccagcaattccaaaagaattgaaagcagtggtTCGAACAGATATTTGAATGCCAATGTTTGCAGCaaccttattcacaattgccaaaaaaaaacggaagcaacccaagagtccatcaactgatgaatggacaaataaaacatggtctacacatacaatggaatattatttagccttaaaaaggaatgaaatcctgatacatgcaacaacatggatgaaccttgaagacatcatgttgaatgaaaaacaagcctgacaaaaaaggacaaatattgtatgaggtcaccgatttgaaataattagactaagcaaattcacagttagaatctagaatataggttaccaggggacagggtgggaatagggaatgggaatttaactcttaaaattaacagggttcctatttggcatgttggaaatgttttggtaatggatggtggtgatggtaacacaaaattgtgaatgcaattaacagcactgaaatatatgtctgaattATTAAAAAGGGCAATGTTAAATTGTATCTATGGTAACAGaacacaaataattttaaaaacccatggaactacactacacaaacagtaagCCCAAAGtcaaaccatagactatagttaaaagtagagttataaaaatgtgctttcattcattgtaacaaatgttccataccaaagCAATGTGTTAGTAATACTAtggtaaatgggaatcctgtgttttatgcatgattgttctctaaactcaaacttctctaacaaaggaaaaaaatgagggagagattaaaatattcccagataaacaaaactgagggagttcattaccactacaCCTACCATACAAgcaacactaaagggagttcttcagactgaaaggaaaggacattaaatAGAGGATTGaagaggcaaagagaaaaagCCTTCAgcaaaggtaaccatttgggttattataaatgctagtactattgtattgtatttcttgatatgtaactccatttcttacatcttacaggtgttaaaaataattcaaaatctatggtttgggacatacaatgtacaacaatataatttataacaagtacaaaaataaagTGGGGGGAACAGAATAGGAATAGAGAGGTATAGGGATAGTGTACATGTATACTATAGAAGGTAAGctggtatcaaataaaaaatgattgctatatatttaaaatgttaaattttaactccatggtaaccataaaggaaaaatatgcaaaatatatccagaagGTAATGAAAAGGTCTAAATATGGcacaatacagaaaaataaaaataaaaaaatgaaagtaggctttaatggaagaattgagggtcaaaaaaggtataagacttgcaaagatcaaatagcaaaatgacagaagagggTCTGGCATTATGAGTAGTTACTTTAAGTGGAAATGGAATAAACTCTtctgtcaaaaggcagagactgacagatgaatacaaaaagaatgacacaactatatgctatttacaagactTACCCTAAGTTTAAAGACATAAGcaggctgaaagagaaaggatggaaaaaatatataccacaaaagtagtaaccaaaagagagctgggatagctatattaatatcagataaaatagaatttaaagaaaaatgattaaagggacaaagatagtcattatatactgacttcatcaattcaacaagaaaacataacagttataaatatatatgcacctaacagcagagtctccaaatatatgaagcaaatattgacagatttgaaatgagaaatagaatgttctacattaatagtaggagactttaacataccattttcaataatgttagaatgtctagacagaagatcaataaggaaattaaagacttgaatgatacttgaaaacagcaagacctacctaacagacacatatagaacactttacccaacagcagcaaaatacacattcttcgctagtacacatggatcattctccaggatagatcttacgataggtcacaaaacaagtctcaataaattcagaaagattgaaatcatacaatgtatcttcttcaTCACAATGAACgtactagaaatcagtaacagagagacaaatgaaaaaaatcataattatatAGAAATTAAGCCCTAAagcaaccagtgggttaaagagaaaatcacaagggtgttctagtttgctaatgctgtggaatgcagaacaccagagatggactggcttttataaaaagggggtttatttggctacacagttacagccttaaggccataaagcgtccaaggtaacacatcagtaatcgggtaccttcactggaggatggccaatggcatctggaaaacctctgttagctgggaaggcacgtggctggcatctgctccaaagttctggtttcaaaatggctttctcccaggacgttcctctctagcaagcttgctcctcttcaaaacatcactcacagctgcactgagttccttctctttgagtcagctcatttatatggctccactgatcaagtcccaccctcattgggtggggccatgcctccatgggaatatctcatcagagtcatcacccacagctgggtggggcaaattccaagcaaatctaatcagtaccaaaaggtctgccccacaagactacataaaagaatatggctttttctgggggacataatacattcaaactggcacaaagggaaattaggaaatatcttcaggcaaatgaaaatggaaatacaacATATCACAACTTATGGAATGcaaaaaggcagtgctgagaagcaaatttatagctctaaatgtttatattgagaaagaagaaagatttcaaatcagagacccagcctcaaaactggaagaactagaaaaagaagagcaaaggaaatacaaatcaagcaGGAGGAAGTGACAAAGATTAGAggtaaaagaaatagagaataaaaaaaaaaaaaatcaaaaaaacaatggactcaacaaaaccaaaagttggtcctttgaaaacatcaataaaatcgacaaacctttaggtagtgttctggtttgctaatgctgccattaggaaaaataccagaaatggattggcttttataaaggggatttatttgttacaaatttacagtcctaaagccataaaagtgtccaaactaaggcatcaataataggataCCCTCAttgaagaacggctgatggcatccagaatgcCTCTGTCAGCCCGAAAGGCACATGGCTCCTGTCTGCTGGGCCTGGGTtgcgtttcagctcctctctcagcccctctgtatccttagcttagcatcttcaaatgtccttctgtccacaactccaagcatctctaagtgtcagctgCCAAGCGTCTCtctaaaagtctctctcagctcctcttggggcattttgccctctcttagcttccccagagcaaactCAGAGCCAGCATCTCAGAGTGTCctcaagcatctcaaagcatcagcaagagtCTGGGCCTTGGTTTAGCAcatcctggggcattttcatctTTCTGCTCTCTATGCAAGCTTCctttagaggactccagtaaactaatcaagacctaccctgaaagggcaaggtcaaatctccatggaaacaatcaagaggccacaccctaatcaaaatgattaagtctgcccccaaaagattacattaaagaatatggctttttggggggacacaataaattcaaactggcacagatagactgatgaagaaaaaaaggggggggggatacaaatgactaaaataagaaattaaaagggTGTGATTACTACCAaactcactgaaataaaaaggactacaaggtaatactatgaacaactgtactacaacaaattagataacctagatgaaatggacacattcttGGAAACACACCAACTCAAGAACAGACAAAATCTCAACAATCCAATAAacaataaagagactgaatcagtaatcaaatacCTCCCCATAAAGAAAAAGccctggaccagatggcttcataggggaatatTACCAAACATTTTGAGAAGAATTAATAGCAATCCTGCACAaattcttgcaaaaaaaaaaaaaaaaaaaaaaaaaaaaaaaaaaaaaaaaaactgaggaagAGGGAGTGTTCCCTAATTCACTCTATGAGACCAACACCACCCTCACACCTACTTCAAttaaagataccaaaagaaaagaaaattacagaccaatatatcttatgaatatagatgcaaaaatcctcaccaaaatactagaaaacagaggtggggcaagatggcagcatagggaggtgtggaatttagtaacTAGTAAAtttaacaactagtaaatagctgGGAACAGCTTGTAagcagtctggaacaactgtttgggggacatctgtgaccagacagaCATAGTACACCAGTTTGGAGTCAGTGGAATGGCCGAGATTTCAgtataagaactgtaagtaaagctgctgaggctggtgcccctcccccagtgGCACAGCAGGCTGTTAAAACACCCCTatgggaaaaagcagcagtctcTATAGAAGCAAGGCAAGGTAGCTCAATCCAGCTCCaactgtagttttaattaacaaatttggactactgaatacaagctatgagcaccgATAAACcctgagcaaacaggaaaggaaccctgtggtctctcccagcagagaggaggcagtactgatggaaaaaaaatttatatatatatataaatgagaggcttttggagttggctgagctcagaatattggaaaagggctgtgtcccaagaaaaggggcacaaagagcCAGGAACCAATTCCAGCTCTTGACTAGTggaactggggggctgggggctggctctgaaaagagtatttctttcttttttcctttttttccccctctccttctaagtagctcattagagaaagccccaggcattttcaattctcagcactaatccaggcaagggtggagttaagacagagagacaaaagatgaagtgaaagagataattccttaaagggcttatcttccctaagaaaaggagggtggggcccagctgaagtggctgccctccctcagagaattcacacCGCAGGGGCTGGTGGGGGAGAACAGAAACAGCTCAAGCTTGCCTTAACCATGgccccctggcagggacagggtatgctgagaattaaaggtactgTGCATCCTTTTGCTggtggggaactgcaggctgacaagtgccatctgctgggcagaattcacaaagcacagagtctagaggcttcacaggaaagtctgacaacctgctgggtctgaTCCTCAGGGAagcttgatactgattacaatttcctcctgagacctgggtctgactggtctgagaaaatctgattggggtaatcaaggaaaccagatgactagaaaaaaaattacaaatcacactaggaaaaatgaaagaaacaaactaacacttcaaacgAAATACAGGCATTGaaacaattaaagatgttcaaacaaatatgctaaatcaattcaaaaatcaaatcaacaagttgaggaaagataaggcaaaagggatgaaagacataaagaagacattgggtgggcataaggaagaactcaaaagtttgaaaaaaattggtggagggcggggcaagatggcagagtggtgaggtgtggaattcagtctctcctctagggcacctggtaaatacccaggaactgtatgaaacagtgttttcagggtctacAGTGACCAGTtacacatcatacacaagtttggaaaccaaggaaaagctgagattgcagcgaactTGGTAAGTTTCCCTCACCAGAAGTCtgatgcccctccccacccaggccccaTGGACTGCCTTGCAGCTGGttccatgaaaggaaaaaaacaacaatctgctgagggcaagaagggggactcaacccagcctcaaatgcacaattaattaacaaattaattaactaatttttggagctgggggtgctaaagaagggctgggctccaagaagagGGGGCACATAAAACCGGGCATCCTTCCCTGACTCCAAAAAagctttttttccctacattttgtccctactcctttctcactgactccttaacattttgcacttcaatagcccccagcaggggcgGAATTGAAGCTGTtagagagtaattatcagacaatagtccaaagtgcatctttaaatgctctattctgaaaactgacaaaacttccaggctggggaacaacttttaaaagggactccttttttttcccccttttttcttttctttcttttttttttttttttttagtttaaaagtaacatgtggttattttctatcagacagcccagGTTGAACGTCTAGGCTggtcttggggggagacagagtacccagaacttctttgaatttcagattcactcCTGAAGAGggtctccaccccagtctttcATTGGCAACTCAGGTTGAcaaaggaattaagctggagttagcccaaagaggagaggtgagaagggaatagtgcccctaggagacagctggagttcctaggattgggagagtagagggaggtccagctcaattggcagccctccttctgggaactcagccCCCAGGGGCTGGGATTCAGATTCCAGCtacagtcagccacacccccgacaagctcagagtctgcagagaattaaaggaacTGCACTTCCTTACACCGGTGGGCAAACTGCGGGCttgcaagtgccacctgctggatgggagaggaaaagcaccaagtctagagaCCGCACAGAAGGGTCTTACTCTGAGGGAAACTCCATAgcctcctcatgagacctgggcctctctagactgggaaaacctgactgaggtccaccatatctgaggagaccctctcacaaaaggctacatagaggcagggcaagaaacagaaaaacaagaggtgaaaaattctgatcaacaaaatagaacctaagttagaagtctagaataagttgaactgaacaacaaaggttaaagaacaaagccaaccaatgaGAAATGccaaggtaaaagagtgaaaatgagccccagaataaactaatcaagaaaatcagatgcctagacaacttcaGATAAAGACCGATAcagggaaacatgaaaatatggattgGCCAacggaacaaactaatagttcaaacAAGTTGCaagagttgagacaactaatgttaaatcaattcaatgaactgagggaaaatatggcaaaagagatgaaggatacagagaagacactggatgaccataaagaagaattcataaacttgaaaaaacaaatggcagaacttatgggaatgaaggccacaatggagatGAAACACAATGAAgtgacacaacagtagatttgaacaggcagaagaaaggatcactgaactggaagacaagaaatttgaattcatacacacaaaagaaaagatggtggaaaaaaatggaaaaatatgagcaggatcttagggagctgagggacagcatgaagcacaccaatatacatgttatgggcatcctggaaggagaagagaggggaaaaggggaagaaagaataatagaagaaatactggaatttcccaactcttatgaaagacagaaaattagagattcaagaagtaccacataccccaagcagaatagatccaaatagacctgctccaagacacttactgatcatattgtccaatgtcaaaggaaaagagatcattctgaaagcagcaagagaaaagcaacccatcacatacaagggaagcttgataagactatgtacagatttctccacagaaactatggaggcaagaacacagtggcatgatatatttaagatactgaaagagaaacactgccaaccaagaattttatatccagcaaaactgcccttcaaaaatgagggagagattaaaatattttcagacaaaaagacactgagagagtttgtgaataagagaccagtgctacaagaaatactaaagggagtgctacaggctaataggataaaacaggagagagagaattggagaaggatgcagaaatgaagattatcaggaagggtaaaaggagagagaggaaaaaataaggtatgacatataaaacccaacaTACCAAAtgttagaagaaagtactgctcttacagtaataacactaaatgttaatggattaaacgccccaataaaaagacacagactgggcGATTCCTGAACGCGGCTTGCGCTGCAAGCGCGTGGTCGACCCGGAGACCGGCGCGGCCTTACGCCGCTGACGTAGCGCGCCCAACATGGCGGCGCGGTCGTCGTCGGGGGTGGTGGCGGCAGAGGGGGCGGCGGCCGTGGTGGCAGTGGCGACGGCAGCCGTGACGGCGGCGGCAGTGACGCGGGGTTTGGGCCGCGGGGAATGAAGCAGCCGCGGTGGGCCATCGGCGGAGCCGTGTAGCAGAGAAGCGGCTCCGCGTCCCTCCTTCCCTTGACCGAGCCGGGAGCGCGCGCGCGCGGCCGTCCGGCGCGGGCTCCCCACCCCTCGACTCCCGCGACCCGCACCGCACCCCCACCTGGGCCGGAGGATGATGAAGCTCAAGTCGAACCAGACTCGCACCTATGACGGCGACGGCTACAAGAAGCGGGCCGCGTGCCTGTGTTTTCGCAGTGAGAGCGAAGAGGAGGTGCTACTCGTGAGCAGTAGTCGCCATCCAGACCGATGGATTGTCCCTGGAGGAGGCATGGAGCCTGAGGAGGAGCCGAGTGTGGCAGCGGTCCGTGAAGTCTGTGAAGAGGCTGGAGTAAAAGGGACATTAGGAAGATTAGTTGGAATTTTTGAGAACCAGGAAAGGAAGCACAGAACATACGTGTATGTGCTCATTGTCACAGAAGTGCTGGAAGACTGGGAAGACTCAGTTAACATtggaaggaagagggaatggTTTAAAATAGAAGATGCCATAAAAGTGCTGCAATATCACAAACCTGTGCAGGCGTCGTATTTTGAAACATTAAGGCAGGGCTACTCGGCCAACAATGGCACCCCGGTAGTGGCCACGACATACTCGGTTTCTGCTCAGAGCTCAATGTCAGGCATCAGATGACTGAAGACTTCTGTAAGAGAAATGGGAATTGGAAACTAGACTGAATGCAGATCTTCCCTCTCACCCTTGCTCTTTTCACCTTCCTCACaggcttcctctttcaaacatggCATGGTGGGCACAGAGAAGGGTTTATTGATAATGTTGCTGTTGGGTATTAAGTGATGgggcttttttcttctctttttattgaGGGGCTGGGGGTTAGGAATGTAATTTGTAAAGTACTTTTTGTGCATgatctctccctcccttttcacACTCCTacaattctctgaagagaggCAAACAGCCTCTCTCTGCCTTGAATTCTGAAGTGTTCCTATTTGTCTCTTCCCAACCCCAGCCAgacatttttctttgatttttaatttttttttttattaaaacatacCAGTGTGAGACAGAACTTCAAAATTTGTTCTATAATGTGCTGTTCAGTCCAGTAGGTTGGTCACTTTCGCTGCAGGATTCATTTATCTACACATTATATACTGGacatataatatgtaaataaatggctTTTAGAAAGAGGAATTATACTGTTtaatttttcagggtttttttgtCTCTTAATTTGGGGCATTTCTGAAATGGAGAGCCTCgcaattaatttacttttttattttttaacattatatGATGCTAATAGCTTGGCAAGTTTCCTGACCTCTTTTTATTCCCAGGTCATTGACTATAGTGATGTAGGGAGAGGGAAGAGTTTAGCTACCTTCATAGCACTCCCAGGACTCATAGCCTTCTCTTTTCCAAGCTGTGTTTCCACGCCAAGAAGGAGACAGGAAGAAacctattttcttttatattaccGAGCCAGAAACAAATGGCCTCAACCCAGATCCGGAGAAACAATGATAGAAATTGAATTCTGCGCTAAATGTTGACAATAGAGATTTGAACTGGATTCTTGGGATTACTGTCTGAAGAACTGGAGCATCGAGCACCATTTCTATCCTGCtggtttggaatttttttccataatGCTATGTATTGTTGACAGTGGCCTCTCTTCTTGTCCATATATGCCTTACACCATGCTGAACTGTTTTGTCCATGTTCTAAAGCATATGGTTGTACTTTCTGAGTACAGCTGTGCAACCCTGTCCCTGCATTGGGTAACCATGTTAAGTTCCTAAAAAGTGCACgaggggaaaattaaaaaaaaaaaaaaaaaaaaaaaaaaaaaagacacagactggcaaaatgtaatagaaaacaggacccatctatatgctgtctataagaaactcactttagacacaaggacaaaaataggctgaatctgaaaggttggaaaaagatatttcacacaaacaacaaccagaaaaaaagcaggagtacctatattaatatcagacaaattggacttcaaaagtaaaacaattaaagagacaataattattaataaaaggttcaattcatcaagaaaacataataatcataaatattaatgcaccaagccagaatgcccccaaATTATTGAGGAAACACCAAAAACGCTGAAAGGAGAGGTAGATACCCttacaataataattggaaacttaaatacaccattctcatcaatggatagaacatctagacagagactCAATAAAGAAGGGGatatgttgaattgtacaataaatgaactggacttgacagacatttatagaacactacaccccacaacagcaggatgcacatttttctcaagtgctcatggaaccttctctaggacagaccacatgttgggtcacaaagtaaggacacaaaagaccttcacatggaaaactacaagaaactactaaaagaaatcaaataggacctaaaaaaatggaagaatatacaatgttcatggattagaagactaaatatagttaagatggcaatttaacctgatttatagattcaatgcaataccaattaaaatcccaacaacttaatttgcagaaatagaaaaaccaataaccacatttatttggaaaggcaagttgccccgaatagccaaaaatatcttgagaaggaGGAGCTAAGTGGTAGGTcacacattacctgactttgaaaaatatcacaaagctatagtgctcaaaacagcatcgtactggcataaggatagatacaccaaccaatggaattgaattgagtgttcagaaatagaccctcccatctatagacaattgagttttgataaggtagtcaagccaaagcaactgggacagagcagcctcttcaataaatggtgtttggagaactggatatccatttccaaaagaatgaaagaggactcctatctcacaccttataaagaaattaactcgaaatggatcaaagacctaaacgttagtgctaagatcataagactcttggaagaaaatgtagggcaatattgTAAAGATATTATGATAGGAGGCGGTTTCCTAGACCTctcacccaaggcacaagcaaccaaagaacaa includes the following:
- the LOC119539562 gene encoding diphosphoinositol polyphosphate phosphohydrolase 1 produces the protein MMKLKSNQTRTYDGDGYKKRAACLCFRSESEEEVLLVSSSRHPDRWIVPGGGMEPEEEPSVAAVREVCEEAGVKGTLGRLVGIFENQERKHRTYVYVLIVTEVLEDWEDSVNIGRKREWFKIEDAIKVLQYHKPVQASYFETLRQGYSANNGTPVVATTYSVSAQSSMSGIR